A window of Cryptomeria japonica chromosome 3, Sugi_1.0, whole genome shotgun sequence contains these coding sequences:
- the LOC131076192 gene encoding cyclin-U2-1, with amino-acid sequence MALVDVKMSRLFSWDSFSIENESNLCMLAVLASLLQRLVARNERLLFSSGKSFSTENLCVFAALQVPEMGIEKFLERIFKYSRCSPSAFVVAYVYIDRLILNNPSFRITSLNIHRLVITSVMVATKFLDDLHCNNGYFAKVGGLTLEEMNILEVEFLFMLRFRLHVTVSVFESHCSHFEREVALGGGIQIERTLLCASRKEISKLWRQDIWKVVGQRLVMSSRCAGC; translated from the exons atggcACTAGTAGATGTGAAAATGAGCCGTCTTTTTAGCTGGGACTCATTCAGCATAGAAAATGAGTCAAATCTCTGTATGCTTGCAGTTCTAGCTTCCCTACTCCAGAGACTTGTAGCAAGGAACGAAAGGCTACTGTTTTCTTCCGGTAAAAGCTTCTCTACAGAGAATTTATGTGTTTTTGCTGCGCTGCAAGTTCCTGAAATGGGCATAGAAAAGTTCCTTGAAAGGATCTTCAAGTATTCTCGCTGCAGCCCTTCGGCATTTGTTGTTGCATATGTTTATATAGATCGTCTGATTCTCAACAATCCAAGCTTTCGTATTACATCTCTTAACATTCACAGGCTGGTCATCACCAGTGTCATGGTCGCTACCAAATTTCTGGATGACTT GCATTGCAACAACGGCTATTTTGCAAAAGTGGGCGGCTTGACACTCGAGGAAATGAACATTCTAGAAGTTGAATTTCTCTTCATGCTGCGTTTCAGATTGCATGTTACAGTGAGCGTGTTTGAGAGTCATTGCTCACATTTTGAAAGAGAGGTGGCGTTGGGCGGAGGTATTCAGATTGAGAGAACTCTTCTGTGCGCTTCTAGAAAAGAAATATCCAAATTATGGAGGCAAGACATTTGGAAGGTGGTGGGGCAGAGACTTGTCATGAGCTCCAGATGTGCAGGATGCTAA